The window GTCAATAAAAACTTGATGATTTAAACGACATTTCAGAAATTGATGCTTTTTTTGACCACGATTTGaaagttggggatttttttgatatttttctctaACTTAAATCATCGGTTTGCGAATTTACTAAACCAATGATTCTTTAATTAAAAAGCATCTTAAGGTAGGCGTTGAAACATGagattaaacaaacaataatgtATAGATCTTAATAATAAAACAACTGAGCACTAGTGACTAAATCATCAATCGATTCCCATAATATATGTTACAATTTTACCATGAATATATTGATAAGCTGTAAGTAATATGGTGAATAATAGCACTTAGCTCGACTGTGTGTTTTCGGAGATGGGGACGCAGACACCGAACTATGACATGTCGGCTAAggattttggtgggaaaatctCATAGCATATGACCGATTGTTTCCTATCATATATTAAAGTATGAGTCATTATTCATTAGACATCAAACACTAGTATATACATTAATAAGCAAGTgatgattattaatatattatatatgaacaaTCAGGTGATTATTACTATCAAATTTATAATCACCGATCACCTAAACCGACTCGAAAGCAAGGACCaaataatacaataaaatttataaagcAATAACCATATCAGACGtgttataaccaataaaatattAAGTGCTAACAAACAGATCTCCTTGTCAAGCTATAATAAAACACACGTATCCAATAATTCAAGCATGAATAATTATAATTCCTTACACACGTTAGACGGTAACTAATGGTCTATAATGAGCATCCACTAAATCATTTGTAAcacttttaataatttagtaatttattcCTCCcgtattatatattattaataagtCAAAGTATCACATTAGTTTATATACTTTCTAACCAACTTTGTAAATATTCTCATAATTATATAATagaattttatatcaattaataCCATAGTTATAGGAGGTAATACCCgcaaaccaaaaattgaaattttagttaaggtgtcgaccgacactacttgtggtatcggtcgacaccatttatGGATAGTTTAATCAGTTCGATTTTATTCATttggtttgcgtggttggtttagggaaaactcTAGTCTCGAGTTTAATAGGTAGAACTCGATTTCCTTCGTCTCTTTAGCTgtttttgagaaagaaacagagagaaagaggagaaaagtgttcttgaggtttttgggagagtttgtgagatttcttgACTGTTTTTGAGATATTTGTTCCTGTTTTTGGGAGAGTTTGTGTTATCTAAACTAGATTTCGGAATTAAAAGTTTGCTATTGTTTATATGCCGACATTCTCTCCATTTAAACATTAAAtgctcaaaattttattttataaaaaaattaaatacaaatcgTATATCCAACTGTTTTAAAGAAGCGTCCACATCCTTTTATACGGGTCAATCAATCAAATTCTTTAAAGATCCGCATGTTTTTGATCTGgatcctatattttttttttataattttgacgGCCAAGATCAAAGTGAAGCAATGGTGcagattaaagaaaaagatcTGAAATATCATAACTAGGTCAATAGGATCCGTGCGTTTATCCGTTTACCCAGCTAAGATAATGATGATTTTACCATTCTtgcaaaataattaatttgtttgatttcaaTGGCACACCCTtctaattttttacaaaattaatgtttgtttataattgtgtttacgATTCATATATAGGAGGGATGTCCTCCTAACtggttcttcatcttcaacaaTTCCATCACAATCCCCCTAACTCTAGAAGATAGACCAATTAATACAGTCTATTGCACCATAAAAtgtttcaccaaacatgttggCTCTTAGATTTTAATGGAGAAAGTACCTTCTGCTGAACAATCTGAACCTCCTCTAACAATACTATCTACATAACTAGCGGGTTCTACTattacattttctaatttagaTTGTATCTAACGTTTTGACTTTCAAATCATAGTACCTCACTTCACGCAAAGCTTCATACTCCGCGTTGGCTCATTTCTATCCTGGAGACATGTTCCTGACTCCTTGATATGGGCTGCAAACGCATCAATTTAAGGTCGTCCCTACTCAACAtctttaagaaagaaaataaaagaattaagcTTTGGTGTTGGCACAATGCAAAAGTAGGTTGAAGAACAAACAACTGTTGGTCTCTCTTTTAAACGATTTGGAGAGAAAAACTCAATAGTCAACCTTTTGCTCCTTTATAGATGAGATTGGTAGGTGTTAGAACAGATGTGAGCGAGATAATTGGAAAACGTAAAGATCATGACACAGATTTAACATGGTTCACCAACACTTTCTGTTGGCTACGTCCACGGGCAAAGAGACatatttgaaaaatacttaggttcacctcCTCTCCTcttaaccaatcagaatgttctacctaatatttcattttaaaaagaaatcaaaattaaattaaaaagcaaaacaaattaaggaaacaaattctgtatacttttatttaagaaaaaataaatattggtttagtttagattttacaattaaacgaggttatatattggtttgggtttataaatgagaattatggtttagatttacaattaaaataaaactatatgtcggtttgagtttacaaatgaggtggttagggtttagatttgtaaattagaacaaaattatgtgtcggtttgggtttacaaataaggtgattagagtttagatttacttatatgtcggtttgggtttacaaatgaagtggttagggtttagttttttttacaattaaaacgaaattatatgtcattttgggtttacaaatgaggtggttagggtttagattttacaattagaacgaactatatgttggtttgagtttacaagtgagatgattagggtttagattttacaattagaacaaaattatatgttagtttgggttaacaaatgagatggttaatgtttatattttacaattagaatgaaattatatgtcggtttgggtttacaaatgagatgttagggtttagattttacaattagtatgaaattatatatcggtttggatttataaaagagtggtttaagtttttaattttataataatatatacagattttatttccttacaTTATAAGagggtgaatgaagaggttcacgGCTAGGGGAACCAAATattgtttcagattttattaCCGGAGAAAGTACAAAATTTTCAGAATACATGGAGGCTAGATTAACAAGAATACTAGGTACTATCCCGCGGTAAACCGCGGGCTAAACTTTTTTCTGATGAAAATTtgcaataatttattttgttattatgttatttataatggtttgtgattaaaaatttgttgcttatattataattattgtattttaaaaatgtttattgaaaacctgtcaataaaacatttgcatgtaatgaataaaattgtttaaacctttgtcaatTCAACGAAATCCttgctatagttgtgaagtaagtaaaaagatataactaacatgtaaaaaaagagcaattaaatcttatttgttaatttttttaagtatgaattagttttgattctaatagatttttattttattttttacaatttattttatttgatgtgtcccttatttttgtttttttaattagttatatttatttaagtcttaattaagtttttctaatgacaattgaatgtaattttttacacattttaagattagttttatttgtacttcccaattaatatagtaggatatgtAAAAACTCAACTTAAGCCTAACCTGATTGGACCTAAATTCATGGGACCAATCTAATTCAAGTAGggttatagacttatatatagttaaattctTATTAATTACTTCTAAATATTTAACAATACTATTTCTTTGAGACCCATGCTTTCAGGCACATGCCGCGTCCTCTCACCTCTGTTTGGTCTTGGGCCAAGCCTTTTGCTAATTTCTTGACGTTGTTGTGATAGAATATAACATATcgattacaaaagaaaacatacacaCGGGACAATGTCTTGTCGGAGTAAACTATATATGAGCTCAAGGAGGTGTTTTTGTGTATCAAAAAGTACACTAAAGCTTCAAAATCTAAAGATCACCTGCAGAAGGGATGTCGTCGACAGTTAGATCCACGCCATCATCCGGTAACTCAGATTCGAGTGGTCCTAGTATCCCGTCAGAACTCAGTGTCAGTCCGCTCTgctcaaacacacaaaaccatGAATTTATTATCCTCCACGACCTTAAAGCTTCTATGGTTATCTTCGGTTAAACAAATCAACATATCGAAAAGAACAGCATAATTTTCGAAATCCAATAACTCAGTTGTGGTGATAAGATAAAATGAAAAGTATCTTAGATACTAAACATGTACGCCAATCTTTAGAGCTTGATTGCAATAAGAAATCAATAAGAATGGATAAACAAGATCAGAGAAGTGGGTACTAATACCTCCGGTTGGAAACGAAGCATGTCAGCACGAGCCATAGCTTCTGCTTGCGCGATTCTCTGTCTGAATGTCTGAGCCATCTCCTCAGCCTTGGGAGAGCAGGAAAGTGGCGATATTtgagacaaaagagaaaaatcgGGAAAGTATATCAATGAAAATAGAGTTACCTTCTCAAAAACAAGTTTTGGGTTGCGAATCATATCACCAGGTGTTGGCTCCAGCTTCTTTGTGGAGAGACTTACTCTTCCTCTGTCACGGTCATGGCTCAATATCATAACCTATACATTATGAGTTAGGGACTGTTGTTTTAACATctgaaataaaaatcttaagaaTATCAGTGAAGGACCTTCAATGTGTCACCAGGCTGAAGAACAGTTGCGATATCTGAGACACGGTCATGACTGATCTGACTGACATGAAGAAGCCCGTTTATTCCACCAATGTCAATGAAGGCACCATATGGTTTCAAGCTCTGAACAACTCCAAGGACCACAGATCCAATTCCAAGCTGAGCCTGGCTGTCTGCTACAGCTTTACGGTTGCTGAGGACAAGCTTTGTTTGTTCCTCATCAACCTCCACAAACTTGAGAGGTATTTCTTTTTCAAGAAGCTCTTCAGCTGCTGCTTtctggccaaaaaaaaaatgtagaaaaaaaaaacacatctaaTATATCAAGGATTCAAGATTGTGTGTTTgacgaaaaaaatatatcaggTTGTGTGTTGTCTTAAAATCAACAAAGAATCCGTGTTGACAAAACCTGCTTATTGATAACCCTTCCTTAAAATCTTAACAGTTGTGAGACAATACTAACCGATGAAATCTGAGAAAATGGCACAAATCCACGAAGACCTTCCACAAGAGCGACCAATCCACCTTTGTTGGCACCAATAACCTAGGCATATAATCCAATTGCTAAGATTaaaaccagaaaagaaaaaaaagaaacaacaagagTAGCAAAAGTAGGATACAAACGTACCTTAGCCTTGACAATAACATCCTCAGCCTGAAGCTGCCTGCATCGTTCCCAAGCAAGTTCGTATTGAATATTCCTTAAGCTCAATAGCAAACTGTCATCACTTTCATTTTCACCAATGATGACAAACTCTTCCACCATACCAGGGACAATACCGGCTTCTTCCACATGCTTAATTCTATGTATGCACGCTTGTTCTACTGACAAGTAAGCCGATGATTTTGCAGAAATGTCAACTAATGCACCATTTGCATCAGTCTTGAACACTGTTCCTTTTACCTAACACAACATCATTGACCACAAATGAGATACGCAAATTCTACAGAACcaacattttcatatataacaCAAGgcgaatttttttaataaaaacaaaaaaagtaagaaaaagagattagaCCAACCCTAGTGCCGATTTCGGAATTGAAGTCGTATTGTTCAATAGCAGCTGCGAAATCATCGACAGTGAAAGCAACACCTTCCATAGGAGCAGTTCTGCACCGTTCATAAGCATCTTCGAACATCTTCTTCAGCTCGAGACGCTCTTTTGTTTGACCGCTTGACATCGCTACAGCGGCGACAATAGTCGGAGAAACGGAGGTGGATTTGTTCTGCGGAAAGTTCTTGGAAGCTCTCCTCGATAACctagaagaggaagagagtggAGAACACATCAACCCCGTGAATTGCTGAGCCAAAGACGCCATTGTTGAGTCTCACTCACTCACCGAGATaatttttatctcttcttcttctatggcTCCTGCGTTTTATCGTTGGGTTTTAGATAAGGGAAGATACAAAAACAATTAGAGATGATGATCTGGATTGAAACTACGTGCCGTCTTTTAGTCTTCTAAACAGCATGATTTGGATTAAACTACATGCCGTCTTTTAGTTATCTAAACAGCGTGACGTTAGAAAACCTGGCAAACTCTAACCCTAGATTTCGAGTCTCAAACCCAACCATATTGGTCTTGAAAACTGAGAGATTGTGCAATTGGGTCTGGATTTGTGCATTTGAATACGGTTTAATTGCTTTATAATGTCTTATTCTTGTAGATGTCGGTATCAGATAAAAACAGTGctttgggtgaagaagatgaagttagaGAAACAGAAATTTATGtgagaaagaaaagaacaacTCACGATCAAAAAGTACTGGTCCTCCTAAAatagcaaagaagaagaagaagcatattCATAGGGCTGAGATTTGGCAAcatattttttgagaaagatGATGTTGAAGGTTTAAGTTATTCTCAGTATTGTaaccaagagattggttgtgaTAGTAAGTTACATGGTACAAGCTCCATGAAGAATCATCTCGTGAGATGCAAGTTGTATAAGGCATATCACGAGCGTGGTAGTCAGAAAGTTTTGGGAGGTGATACTGGTGGTTCAGTTGTTGCAGTTAAGCATGATAAAACTCTGTTTAGGAGGTAAGTGAATGAGATGATTGTTTTGTCTGAGTTACCATTTGCATTTGTGGAATCAGAAGGCTTTAGGAGGTTATGTGCAAACATTCTTCCAATGTACACGGATATTAGGAGGACCAGTAGGTTTTTATCGTTAACCGTGTACATTAAAAGCATGTTTGCACAAAATCTCCTAAAGCCTTCTGATTCTACAACTGCTTGCAGCTACATGGTGGTGTCTACTCATTGGATTGATAATAACTAGGATTTACAGAAAATGAACATCTGGTTCAAGCTTGTGACAGATCATAAAGGAGACACCAATGGTGAGCTTCTTACTGCATGTCCACAAGAATGTGGCATTGAAAAGGTATTCACAGTCACAGTGGATAACGCTAAAGGGAATGATAAGGCACTTAGGCTATTCACATATGCTTACAAGATGATGGGGCCAGATGCATTAGTCAGAGATGGTTCAATGATGCATATGCGTTGTTTTGCGCATATACTGAACTTGATAGTCAGAGATGGTCTAGCAAAGGTAAATGAGAGCATTGTGGGCATTATAAATGCAATCAGGTATGTAAGGTCATCAGGGGACAGATTGAAATCATTTCAGTTGAGGGTTGAAACAGGTAAATGCAGTAGAGGAAACTTGTCTTTAGACTGTGTGACTAGGTGGAACTCCACATATCTCATGTTGACTGTTGCATTGAAATATAgggttgcttttgagaagttacTTGCAGAGGACAAGATCTATAATGATTACTTCGgcgacaaagaagaagaagaaggcactGAGCgtaaaaggaaaatgtttggACCTCCAACTTCAGAAGGTTGGGATGAAGTGCAAAGGtgatatgcatatattttaccatgtttcacCATAGTTTATTTACACCTTTTGCATGACTTAATAGCTAGTTTTGTCATCATTGTGTAGTTTATGGTCTATTTGTACATTAGAGTAGGATTTTCATTGCATTTACATTGTTTCATGTTTAGACAGGTGATTTGGACCCCAAGGAGCATGGAATTGAGCTGAAGAGGAGTAGAGTGCAACCACTGAAGCAGACAGAGgctgaaacaagaagaaaaccaaggtttagaggccactcgaccaccacacccGAAgacactcgaccatgtgctgcTGAGGGACTCAACCAgtgaagaaatagaagaaaaaccACTCGACCATATGCACTCGACCGTGCGTGGTCGAGCACATCAAACCGCCTCTCTACTTTGTCTGTAAGCTAAATTAGGGCTCCCCTCTTATCCTATAAATATCTCTTGTACCCCATGGCCGCCCACAAGTCATAATAGGTCAAAAAACACATCAGCAGCCaccaaaaacctagtttttaccccgTTTGAGTTTTTAGCATTTGTTTACATCATTTGCCACTTATGTTCTTGTTTATCTCCAGATTTTCATACTTTGTAAGTTCTataactttctgggtattgagaatctgagtttgtttctttatagaaagttgtagatctttatctcatctttctcatcatgttagtttcattaatttttgggtttgagTTTATCATTGTCATGtcttgttcatctgagtagtgagttaggattctagagatggattaggctggtttagggttGTCGTTGTTGggattggtcaagcttgtttgataatatatctcttctagattagatgttctctaagctgttcttatatctgagagggtaagaacagatcttaaggttccttgcatcataccaatgtttaggttgttagataaagcgaatactagagattatcatgcttagcctaagagattagttgtctaaggtgatttttaacaaataatgaTCTGGTTCTTTAAAGCCTGTTTAGTATGATTTCACCAATGAGAGCTGGATTAGGATGTTACTAAACTTGATTacttctgtcatgagagtggattagtaagtctttaagatcattgtctagggatagctcatgttgattgaggtttgttgaccagtttagatagCTACAACCTGAacaccagcccatgaatccaacTCTAGGAGCCTACTTTGTTATTTGATTGTCTATTATCGCACTTAGTcttgtttcatttcattttaatCTGTTTAAAGTAGTCAAAATAGCTTATGTTCTTCGTATTTCATCACTCGACCTAGCCACTCGACCTAgccacacggtcgagtgctcgATCAAGCACCTTTTGAGTTGCTTAGTTTACATTCCTGTTTCTTTTAGTTTACTTtatgtttatgttctgcatctttaTAGTTTCATTTCATTGCTTATATCTAGTTATTGCCACTGTTTACcttagtttttgtttagtttatctttgtttacattgcatttagtttttgttctgagtagtttacattctgcatttcataattgtcattaggttgttagtttaAAACCATATtcatacttggcttaacttgaatatTTGTTCACATCTTGAGTGTTTGCTTAATCAccctttatggattgacatctcttactacaactgcataagagtATTGAAAACTCTTGCATCTGATCATCATAGCCTTAGTCTGTTTGTTCATCATACATTCATTCAAAGGTTTACccacacaaaaatatgtttttcaattggcgtcgttgccattaaggtgttgatttgtttcatttaagATTTACAAAGGTTCAAGATTAAGTTTTGTTACTAACTGCTCACCACTGTCtagtttcttgttttggttggttgttTCGAGTTTTAGGTAGTCACTCGAACCAGCACTCGATCGTGTGCCTCTCGAGNNNNNNNNNNNNNNNNNNNNNNNNNNNNNNNNNNNNNNNNNNNNNNNNNNNNNNNNNNNNNNNNNNNNNNNNNNNNNNNNNNNNNNNNNNNNNNNNNNNNNNNNNNNNNNNNNNNNNNNNNNNNNNNNNNNNNNNNNNNNNNNNNNNNNNNNNNNNNNNNNNNNNNNNNNNNNNNNNNNNNNNNNNNNNNNNNNNNNNNNNNNNNNNNNNNNNNNNNNNNNNNNNNNNNNNNNNNNNNNNNNNNNNNNNNNNNNNNNNNNNNNNNNNNNNNNNNNNNNNNNNNNNNNNNNNNNNNNNNNNNNNNNNNNNNNNNNNNNNNNNNNNNNNNNNNNNNNNNNNNNNNNNNNNNNNNNNNNNNNNNNNNNNNNNNNNNNNNNNNNNNNNNNNNNNNNNNNNNNNNNNNNNNNNNNNNNNNNNNNNNNNNNNNNNNNNNNNNNNNNNNNNNNNNNNNNNNNNNNNNNNNNNNNNNNNNNNNNNNNNNNNNNNNNNNNNNNNNNNNNNNNNNNNNNNNNNNNNNNNNNNNNNNNNNNNNNNNNNNNNNNNNNNNNNNNNNNNNNNNNNNNNNNNNNNNNNNNNNNNNNNNNNNNNNNNNNNNNNNNNNNNNNNNNNNNNNNNNNNNNNNNNNNNNNNNNNNNNNNNNNNNNNNNNNNNNNNNNNNNNNNNNNNNNNNNNNNNNNNNNNNNNNNNNNNNNNNNNNNNNNNNNNNNNNNNNN is drawn from Camelina sativa cultivar DH55 chromosome 8, Cs, whole genome shotgun sequence and contains these coding sequences:
- the LOC104707141 gene encoding 30S ribosomal protein S1, chloroplastic-like, whose product is MASLAQQFTGLMCSPLSSSSRLSRRASKNFPQNKSTSVSPTIVAAVAMSSGQTKERLELKKMFEDAYERCRTAPMEGVAFTVDDFAAAIEQYDFNSEIGTRVKGTVFKTDANGALVDISAKSSAYLSVEQACIHRIKHVEEAGIVPGMVEEFVIIGENESDDSLLLSLRNIQYELAWERCRQLQAEDVIVKAKVIGANKGGLVALVEGLRGFVPFSQISSKAAAEELLEKEIPLKFVEVDEEQTKLVLSNRKAVADSQAQLGIGSVVLGVVQSLKPYGAFIDIGGINGLLHVSQISHDRVSDIATVLQPGDTLKVMILSHDRDRGRVSLSTKKLEPTPGDMIRNPKLVFEKAEEMAQTFRQRIAQAEAMARADMLRFQPESGLTLSSDGILGPLESELPDDGVDLTVDDIPSAGDL